Proteins from a single region of Desulfolutivibrio sulfoxidireducens:
- a CDS encoding cache domain-containing protein yields the protein MMRLLKKSRSLPTFFAFSMSGVVVAALVVLGTGMGVRQYFEYRSEYESATEACLREAKGLVKNHVMMAIKYIEFMTARTESRIKEIISWQVSQAVGIATTLYTENHGKMSEDQIGRLIIETLRSIRFNDGRGYFFITDLTGVERLFTDRPEFEGKNLLELKSHDGKYVIRDMIDLVSRHKRGFYEYEWSKPNVPGHTHRKIACVQLFEPLNWFIGTGEYVEDMQAQMQKEALDWLVNVRFGTDGYLFGSFQNGDPLFTNGVITQGTRNISDLTDPDGVKIFQEQDKAAQSPEGGFVRYRWKKLESETPTPKIAFVMSYAPWNWIIGSGLYLDEIAAAQARLHAKLTQNLLRGAAGLGLVFACVFGVTLLIATRLSKRLKEETRGLTDFFAASVQGPVSLDAGRFRFVEFTTLASSAMAMAACRDRMEAARRETENRYRLLFQNLSSAFALHEMLFDESGRPVDYRFLEVNEAFGGIVGLRAEDIVGKLVSELFPDVETKWIETYGHVVQSEQAVHFETKCAATGKSYLVTAYSPEPGRFATIFLDISDRKKAEAALLAAKEQAEVANQAKSGFLANMSHEIRTPLNGIMGMLQLLQGTKADAEQRQYTDAALHSCKRLTDLLSDILDLSRIEAGKMELAARPFDPRKLVRSVEDLFHLPAAQKGLSLIIACDPAVPARLVGDEHRLSQILCNLVGNALKFTDNGEIRLEATVLPEGDPDRPRLLFTVSDMGQGVADTMIERIFDTFTQLEGPYTRQYQGAGLGLPIVKKLVDMMGGCICVETEPGFGSTFFVSIPLAAPRSDSTSTTDTPAVPTQKKPFAGLDGLRVLVVEDSHSNRIVLLAMLKKLGVRADSAENGETALAALKNGDYQCVLMDIQMPVMDGMQAVGVIRTAPEFRDKADIPIIALTAYAMAGDREKFLAAGMDAYLAKPVEMEALGETLTRVVADKA from the coding sequence ATGATGCGATTGTTGAAAAAAAGTCGAAGTTTACCGACATTTTTCGCCTTTTCCATGTCCGGAGTGGTCGTGGCGGCCCTTGTCGTACTGGGCACGGGCATGGGTGTGCGACAGTATTTTGAATACAGGTCGGAATATGAATCCGCAACGGAAGCCTGCCTGAGGGAAGCGAAAGGATTGGTCAAGAATCATGTCATGATGGCGATAAAATATATCGAATTCATGACCGCCAGGACGGAATCCAGAATAAAAGAAATCATCTCCTGGCAGGTCTCCCAGGCGGTGGGCATAGCCACAACACTTTACACTGAAAATCATGGAAAAATGTCTGAGGATCAAATCGGCAGGCTCATCATCGAAACCCTGCGTTCGATCCGCTTCAACGATGGGCGCGGCTACTTCTTCATAACGGACCTGACCGGGGTGGAAAGGCTGTTCACGGATCGTCCCGAATTCGAAGGGAAAAACCTGCTGGAGCTCAAAAGCCACGACGGAAAATACGTGATCCGGGACATGATCGACCTGGTTTCACGCCACAAGCGGGGTTTTTACGAATACGAATGGTCCAAACCGAACGTGCCAGGACACACCCATCGCAAGATCGCCTGTGTGCAACTCTTCGAGCCCCTGAACTGGTTCATCGGAACCGGGGAATACGTGGAGGACATGCAGGCCCAAATGCAAAAAGAGGCCCTGGACTGGCTGGTCAACGTCCGCTTCGGCACGGACGGCTATCTCTTCGGCAGCTTCCAAAACGGGGACCCGCTTTTCACCAACGGGGTCATCACCCAGGGGACGCGCAACATCTCGGACCTGACCGATCCCGACGGGGTCAAAATCTTCCAGGAACAAGACAAGGCGGCACAATCCCCTGAAGGCGGCTTCGTGCGGTATCGGTGGAAAAAACTGGAATCGGAAACGCCCACGCCCAAAATCGCCTTCGTCATGTCCTATGCACCCTGGAACTGGATCATCGGCAGCGGGCTGTATCTGGACGAGATCGCCGCCGCCCAGGCCAGACTCCACGCCAAGCTCACGCAAAACCTGCTGCGTGGCGCCGCTGGGCTTGGCCTCGTCTTCGCCTGCGTATTCGGCGTCACCCTGCTCATCGCCACCAGACTGTCCAAGCGCCTCAAGGAGGAAACCCGGGGCCTGACCGACTTCTTCGCAGCCTCGGTCCAGGGACCGGTCAGCCTTGACGCCGGAAGGTTCCGCTTCGTGGAATTCACGACCCTGGCCTCCTCGGCCATGGCCATGGCCGCATGCCGCGACCGGATGGAAGCGGCCCGGAGAGAGACGGAAAACCGCTACCGACTCCTTTTCCAGAACCTGAGTTCGGCCTTTGCCCTGCATGAGATGCTCTTCGACGAGTCGGGCAGGCCCGTCGACTACCGATTCCTGGAGGTCAACGAGGCCTTTGGGGGCATTGTGGGCCTGCGCGCCGAGGACATCGTCGGCAAGCTGGTTTCGGAACTTTTTCCGGATGTCGAGACGAAATGGATCGAAACCTACGGGCACGTGGTCCAGAGCGAACAGGCCGTGCATTTTGAGACCAAATGCGCGGCCACCGGAAAAAGCTATCTGGTCACGGCCTATTCCCCGGAACCCGGGCGCTTCGCAACCATCTTTTTGGACATAAGCGACCGGAAAAAGGCAGAAGCGGCCTTGCTGGCGGCCAAGGAACAGGCCGAGGTGGCCAACCAGGCCAAAAGCGGTTTTCTGGCCAACATGAGCCACGAGATCCGCACCCCATTAAACGGCATCATGGGTATGCTCCAGCTCCTCCAGGGAACCAAGGCCGACGCCGAGCAGCGGCAGTACACGGACGCCGCCCTGCATTCCTGCAAGCGGCTGACGGATCTGTTAAGCGACATCCTGGATCTGTCCAGGATCGAGGCCGGAAAGATGGAACTTGCCGCGCGCCCCTTCGATCCCCGGAAACTTGTGCGGTCCGTCGAGGACCTCTTCCATCTGCCGGCCGCGCAGAAGGGTTTGTCGTTGATCATCGCATGCGATCCGGCCGTCCCGGCCCGACTTGTCGGTGATGAGCACCGCCTGAGCCAGATTTTGTGCAACCTGGTGGGAAACGCCCTGAAGTTCACGGACAATGGAGAGATACGACTGGAGGCCACGGTTCTTCCCGAGGGCGACCCGGACCGCCCGAGGCTGCTTTTCACGGTTTCCGACATGGGACAAGGCGTCGCGGATACCATGATCGAGCGCATCTTCGACACCTTCACCCAGCTCGAGGGTCCCTACACCCGGCAATACCAGGGTGCCGGGCTGGGCCTGCCCATCGTGAAAAAGCTGGTGGACATGATGGGCGGATGCATCTGCGTGGAGACGGAACCAGGGTTCGGGTCCACCTTTTTTGTGTCCATCCCCCTGGCCGCCCCCCGGTCCGATTCCACTTCCACAACCGACACGCCCGCCGTGCCCACGCAAAAAAAACCGTTCGCGGGACTTGACGGCCTGCGCGTGCTGGTCGTGGAGGATTCCCACTCCAACAGGATCGTTCTTCTGGCCATGCTCAAAAAACTCGGCGTGCGCGCCGACAGCGCCGAGAACGGTGAGACGGCGCTTGCCGCCCTCAAGAACGGGGACTACCAGTGCGTGCTCATGGACATCCAGATGCCGGTCATGGATGGAATGCAGGCCGTCGGCGTCATCCGGACCGCCCCGGAATTTCGGGACAAGGCGGACATCCCCATTATCGCCCTGACGGCGTACGCCATGGCCGGGGATCGGGAGAAATTCCTCGCGGCCGGAATGGACGCCTACCTGGCCAAACCCGTGGAGATGGAGGCGTTAGGGGAAACCCTCACCCGGGTCGTGGCCGACAAGGCCTAA
- a CDS encoding ABC transporter permease, with product MRILAYTFRRLLAAIPVLLGVSVLAFLISHAIPGDPARLIVGPKASREAVEAIRREHGLDRPLPVQYLHFLGGLLQGDLGQSIRNHRPVTRDLADYFPATLELTLASLVLCLTVGIPLGILAAVRRNRLADHAARVVSVIGVSTPVFWLGLMLLLLFYRHLSWLPGSGRLDVTSAPPPGTTGLYVVDALFAGDFPLLREALSHLILPAFCLSYVYLAIITRIVRSSMIAVLGQDYITTARANGLSAARVILKHAFKNSLIPTVTITGLSLGELLGGAILTETIFAWPGMGKYVVDSVNSLDFPAIMGFTLVASTAYVAINLGVDVLYAFLNPRIRY from the coding sequence ATGCGTATCCTCGCCTATACCTTCCGACGCCTTCTGGCCGCGATCCCCGTGCTTCTGGGGGTGAGCGTCCTGGCCTTTCTCATTTCCCACGCCATTCCCGGCGACCCGGCCCGCCTGATCGTGGGGCCCAAGGCCAGCCGGGAGGCCGTGGAGGCCATCCGCAGGGAACACGGCCTGGACAGGCCGCTGCCCGTGCAGTACCTGCATTTTCTGGGCGGCCTGCTCCAGGGCGACCTGGGACAGTCCATCCGCAATCACCGGCCCGTGACCCGGGATCTGGCCGACTATTTTCCCGCCACCCTGGAGTTGACCCTGGCCAGTCTTGTCCTGTGCCTGACTGTGGGCATTCCGCTGGGCATCCTGGCCGCCGTGCGCCGCAACCGGCTGGCCGACCACGCCGCCAGGGTGGTCTCGGTGATCGGGGTCTCCACCCCGGTGTTTTGGCTGGGGCTTATGCTGCTGCTCCTCTTTTATCGCCATTTAAGCTGGCTGCCGGGTTCCGGCCGGCTCGACGTGACCAGCGCGCCGCCACCCGGCACAACCGGCCTGTACGTGGTGGACGCCCTATTCGCCGGGGACTTCCCGCTGTTGCGCGAGGCCCTAAGCCACCTGATCCTGCCGGCCTTCTGCCTGTCCTACGTCTATCTGGCCATCATCACCCGCATCGTGCGCTCCTCCATGATCGCCGTGCTCGGCCAGGACTACATCACCACGGCCCGGGCCAACGGCCTGTCCGCCGCCCGGGTGATCCTCAAGCACGCCTTCAAGAATTCGCTGATCCCCACAGTGACCATCACTGGGCTGTCCCTTGGGGAGCTTCTAGGCGGGGCCATCCTCACCGAGACCATCTTCGCCTGGCCGGGCATGGGCAAGTACGTGGTCGATTCGGTCAATTCCCTGGATTTTCCGGCCATCATGGGCTTTACCCTGGTGGCCAGCACGGCCTATGTGGCCATCAACCTCGGGGTGGACGTGCTGTACGCCTTTTTAAACCCCCGCATCCGGTATTGA
- a CDS encoding UbiX family flavin prenyltransferase: MNDVKRLIVGISGASCANLAVMLLSSMRQMPGWETHLVLSDGARRTIEHETPLTGAQVEAMATASYATDDVGATIASGTFVTAGMVVVPCSMKTLAGIAHGYSDNLLLRAADVVLKERRKLVLAVRETPLNLIHLHNMVTLASMGVVVMPPVLTFYNHPQTLEDVQRHIVGKLLHEFGVELPGFKRWNGQKC, encoded by the coding sequence ATGAACGACGTCAAACGCTTGATCGTGGGGATAAGCGGCGCCAGTTGCGCCAATCTGGCCGTCATGCTGCTGTCGTCCATGCGACAGATGCCGGGATGGGAAACGCATCTGGTGCTTTCCGACGGCGCCAGGCGGACCATTGAACACGAAACCCCCCTGACCGGAGCCCAGGTCGAGGCCATGGCCACGGCGTCCTACGCGACCGACGACGTGGGCGCGACCATCGCCAGCGGCACCTTCGTCACCGCCGGCATGGTGGTGGTCCCGTGCAGCATGAAGACCCTGGCCGGCATCGCCCACGGCTATTCGGACAACCTGCTCTTGCGGGCCGCCGACGTGGTGCTCAAGGAACGGCGCAAGCTCGTCCTGGCCGTGCGGGAAACGCCGCTCAACCTCATCCATCTCCACAACATGGTCACCCTGGCCTCCATGGGCGTGGTCGTCATGCCTCCGGTCTTGACCTTCTACAATCATCCCCAGACCCTTGAAGATGTCCAGCGCCACATCGTCGGCAAGCTGCTGCACGAATTCGGCGTCGAACTGCCCGGATTCAAACGTTGGAACGGCCAGAAGTGTTAA
- a CDS encoding M55 family metallopeptidase, which produces MKIFISADIEGVGAVARHEHSRVDGREYAAARARMTGEVNAAIRGAFDAGATEVTVADAHNVGLNLIPEDLDERARLVMGSPRPLSMVHGLDATYGALFCVGYHAMAATKDASIVHTFTGRIQEVRLNGLKIGEIGLNAALAGSFGVPLTFLAGDGAACREAEALLPGVRTLAVKEGIGAYAAVCQHPARSRQAIYAAAKETAANPPAVAPLTLSGPVELVVRCTTASGADRAGMIPRARRLDDLSVSYTGDDMVEAFMAFNAMTCLVELVPFI; this is translated from the coding sequence ATGAAGATCTTCATCAGCGCCGACATCGAGGGCGTGGGCGCCGTGGCCCGCCACGAGCACTCCCGCGTGGACGGCCGGGAATACGCCGCGGCCCGCGCGCGCATGACCGGCGAGGTCAACGCCGCCATCCGCGGGGCCTTCGACGCCGGGGCCACCGAGGTGACCGTGGCCGACGCCCACAACGTGGGCCTGAACCTCATTCCCGAGGACTTGGACGAGCGGGCCAGGCTGGTCATGGGCTCTCCCCGACCCCTGTCCATGGTCCACGGCCTCGACGCCACTTACGGCGCGCTTTTTTGCGTGGGCTACCACGCCATGGCCGCCACCAAGGACGCCAGCATCGTGCATACCTTCACCGGCCGCATCCAGGAGGTGCGCCTCAATGGCCTGAAGATCGGGGAGATCGGGTTGAACGCCGCCCTGGCCGGGTCCTTCGGGGTGCCTTTGACCTTCCTGGCCGGCGACGGCGCGGCCTGCCGCGAGGCCGAGGCGCTCTTGCCAGGGGTGCGCACCCTGGCCGTGAAAGAGGGCATCGGGGCTTACGCCGCCGTGTGCCAGCATCCGGCCCGGTCCCGGCAGGCCATCTACGCCGCCGCGAAAGAGACCGCGGCCAATCCTCCGGCCGTCGCGCCCCTGACCCTGTCCGGCCCCGTGGAGCTTGTGGTGCGTTGCACCACGGCCTCGGGCGCGGACCGGGCGGGAATGATCCCCCGGGCCAGGCGTTTGGACGATCTTTCCGTGAGCTATACCGGCGACGACATGGTGGAGGCGTTCATGGCCTTTAACGCCATGACCTGCCTTGTCGAACTCGTACCCTTTATTTAG
- a CDS encoding ABC transporter ATP-binding protein — protein MSEPLLLVHNLCKAFPLGGGFFGGKRRWLRAVDEVNLEIGRAETLGLVGESGCGKSTVGNLILRLLNPDRGSISFDGVELAELSGEALFQARSRMQVVFQDPQSSLDPRMTVGAIVSLPLRILGLARGRELRERARASLAEVGLGPECLSRYPHEFSGGQRQRIGLARALVADPAFVVMDEPTSALDVSVQAQILNLMASLQARRGHAYLFISHDLTVVRHVSRRIAVMYLGTIVETAPTNALFTNPAHPYTRALLASVPVPDPSRRQCLARLTGDVPSPVDLPPGCRFHPRCPEATAVCATTAPPRISLAPGHEVVCHLHGPG, from the coding sequence GTGAGCGAACCGCTGCTTTTGGTCCACAACCTGTGCAAGGCCTTCCCCCTGGGCGGGGGCTTTTTTGGCGGCAAAAGGCGCTGGCTTCGGGCCGTGGACGAGGTCAACCTAGAGATCGGGCGGGCCGAGACTCTGGGGCTGGTCGGGGAGTCGGGCTGCGGCAAGTCCACGGTGGGCAACCTCATCCTGCGCCTCCTGAACCCGGATCGCGGTTCCATCTCCTTTGACGGCGTGGAACTGGCCGAACTGTCCGGAGAGGCCCTGTTTCAAGCCAGATCCCGGATGCAGGTGGTCTTCCAGGACCCGCAAAGCTCGCTTGACCCGCGCATGACCGTGGGGGCCATCGTGTCCCTGCCGCTTCGGATCCTGGGCCTGGCCCGGGGTCGCGAACTGCGCGAGCGCGCCAGGGCCAGTCTGGCCGAGGTGGGGCTTGGCCCGGAGTGCCTTTCCCGCTATCCCCACGAATTCTCCGGCGGCCAGCGCCAGCGTATCGGCCTGGCCCGCGCCTTGGTGGCCGATCCGGCCTTCGTGGTCATGGACGAGCCGACAAGCGCCCTGGACGTCTCGGTCCAGGCCCAGATCTTAAACCTCATGGCCTCCCTCCAGGCCAGGCGCGGCCATGCCTACCTGTTCATTTCCCACGACCTGACCGTGGTGCGCCATGTGAGCCGGCGCATCGCGGTCATGTACCTGGGGACCATCGTCGAGACCGCGCCGACGAACGCGCTTTTCACCAACCCGGCCCATCCCTACACCCGGGCGCTTCTGGCCTCGGTGCCCGTGCCCGACCCGAGCCGGCGTCAATGTCTGGCCCGGCTCACCGGCGACGTGCCCAGCCCCGTGGACCTGCCGCCGGGGTGTCGTTTCCATCCCCGATGTCCCGAGGCCACAGCGGTGTGCGCCACGACGGCCCCTCCCAGGATTTCGCTGGCGCCCGGGCACGAGGTCGTGTGTCACCTGCACGGTCCCGGATGA
- a CDS encoding ABC transporter ATP-binding protein, with amino-acid sequence MDQTTALLEVKNLSVSFKTYQGRARVLDRASLTVHRGEIMGLVGETGCGKSVLSRAVLRIIPSPPGRIDGGEIRFDGRDLLTLPKKAMRALRGDRISMIFQEPMSSLNPVFTVGNQMREVIRAHRDVSRATADAVCLEMLAAVRLPEPESVLAAYPHELSGGMRQRVMIAMELSCRPALLLADEPTTALDVTVQGQILAILAELSGREGLSILLVTHDMGVVAQLCRRVAVMYAGQVVEVADVESLFARPAHPYTRGLIASIPGRTEGGELYAIPGSVPSPIDPPPGCRFHSRCAQASPDCRRAAPEMVLVAPDHTVACHRCSQEGRS; translated from the coding sequence ATGGATCAGACCACAGCGCTTCTTGAGGTGAAAAACCTCTCGGTCAGCTTCAAGACCTATCAGGGCCGGGCCAGGGTGCTGGACCGGGCCAGCCTGACCGTGCATCGGGGCGAGATCATGGGCCTGGTGGGCGAGACCGGCTGCGGCAAGTCCGTGCTCTCCCGGGCTGTGCTGCGCATCATCCCCTCGCCGCCGGGGCGCATCGACGGCGGGGAGATTCGCTTCGATGGGCGCGACCTGCTCACCCTGCCGAAAAAGGCCATGCGCGCGCTTCGCGGGGATCGCATCTCCATGATCTTCCAAGAGCCCATGAGCAGCTTAAACCCGGTCTTCACCGTGGGCAACCAGATGCGCGAGGTCATCCGGGCCCACCGCGACGTCAGCCGGGCCACGGCCGACGCCGTGTGCCTGGAGATGCTCGCCGCCGTGCGCCTGCCCGAGCCTGAGTCCGTGCTTGCCGCCTATCCCCATGAACTTTCGGGCGGCATGCGCCAGCGGGTGATGATCGCCATGGAGCTTTCCTGCCGGCCGGCCCTGCTTCTGGCCGACGAGCCCACCACCGCGCTCGACGTCACGGTGCAGGGCCAGATCCTGGCGATTTTGGCCGAATTGTCCGGGCGCGAGGGCCTGTCCATCCTGTTGGTCACCCATGATATGGGCGTGGTGGCCCAACTGTGCCGTCGGGTGGCGGTGATGTACGCCGGGCAGGTGGTGGAGGTGGCCGACGTGGAGAGCCTTTTCGCCCGGCCGGCCCATCCCTACACCCGGGGGCTGATCGCCTCCATCCCGGGCCGGACCGAGGGCGGCGAATTGTACGCCATCCCGGGCAGCGTCCCAAGCCCCATCGACCCGCCTCCGGGCTGTCGCTTCCATTCCCGGTGCGCCCAGGCCTCGCCGGACTGCCGCCGGGCCGCGCCCGAGATGGTCCTCGTGGCCCCGGACCATACCGTGGCCTGCCACCGGTGTTCCCAGGAGGGGCGGTCGTGA
- a CDS encoding ABC transporter substrate-binding protein, whose protein sequence is MRIWSTLCCLALLLAVSPAHAADKDTLVVSVPSDIHTLDPGVSSDNYDWRQIYPCYDRLVKYKVENGKGLTEVEPMAAESWTVSPDGLVWTFKIRKGITFDDGTPLDAEAVRYSLDRTLAIGKGPADNIGAIASMKVVDPQTLEVTLKNPYGPFLQTLATDGGSIVNPKVAAKAVGDDKAQAYLAEHVDGSGPFTVAEWTRGQRCVLEAKPGYWGGAPKVKKVIIRFMSESADRRMALEKGDVDIAENILIDQIPALEKNPDIVVNRFPAQMVEYVYINCQNGKLADPRVRQALSYAVDYKGIIGQVLQGNGMQMRGPIPDGMWGHRDDVFQYSLDAAKAKELLKAAGAENLELTLIYSERRSTWEQIAQVMQANFADIGVKLKLELMSNPTLRDKIDKGDFELCLGAWSPDFADPYMFMNFWFDSKNAGLPGNRGFYKNDAVDELVRKAAALSDVAERKKLYSQAQDIIMKDAPYIFLYQIQTIVPVRKDVKGYVFNPMLESMYNFEAISKN, encoded by the coding sequence ATGCGAATCTGGTCAACCTTGTGCTGCCTCGCGTTGCTTCTGGCTGTGTCCCCGGCTCATGCCGCGGACAAGGACACCCTAGTCGTGTCCGTGCCCTCGGACATCCATACCCTGGACCCCGGCGTGTCCAGCGACAACTACGACTGGCGCCAGATCTACCCCTGCTACGACCGCCTGGTGAAATACAAGGTCGAAAACGGCAAAGGCCTCACCGAGGTCGAACCCATGGCCGCCGAGTCCTGGACCGTCTCCCCCGACGGACTGGTCTGGACCTTCAAGATCCGCAAAGGCATCACCTTCGATGATGGCACGCCGCTGGACGCCGAGGCCGTGCGCTATTCCCTGGACCGCACCCTGGCCATAGGCAAGGGGCCGGCCGACAACATCGGGGCCATCGCCTCCATGAAGGTCGTCGATCCCCAGACCCTGGAAGTCACCCTGAAAAATCCCTACGGCCCGTTCCTGCAGACCCTGGCCACCGACGGCGGCTCCATCGTCAATCCCAAGGTCGCGGCCAAGGCCGTGGGCGACGACAAGGCCCAGGCCTACCTGGCCGAACATGTGGACGGCAGCGGCCCGTTTACGGTCGCGGAGTGGACCCGGGGCCAGCGGTGCGTGCTCGAGGCCAAGCCCGGCTACTGGGGCGGCGCGCCCAAGGTGAAAAAGGTCATCATCCGCTTCATGTCCGAGTCCGCCGACCGGCGCATGGCCCTGGAGAAGGGCGACGTGGACATCGCCGAGAACATCCTGATCGACCAGATTCCGGCCCTGGAGAAGAACCCGGACATCGTGGTCAACCGTTTCCCGGCCCAGATGGTGGAATACGTCTACATCAACTGCCAGAATGGGAAGCTGGCCGATCCCCGGGTGCGCCAGGCCCTGTCCTACGCCGTGGACTACAAGGGCATCATCGGCCAGGTGCTCCAGGGCAACGGCATGCAGATGCGCGGTCCCATCCCCGACGGCATGTGGGGCCACCGCGACGACGTGTTCCAGTACAGCCTGGACGCGGCCAAGGCCAAGGAACTGCTCAAGGCCGCCGGGGCCGAGAACCTGGAACTGACGCTGATCTATTCCGAGCGCCGCTCCACCTGGGAACAGATCGCCCAGGTCATGCAGGCCAACTTTGCCGACATCGGTGTGAAACTCAAACTCGAACTCATGTCCAACCCCACCCTGCGCGACAAGATCGACAAGGGCGATTTCGAACTGTGCCTGGGGGCCTGGAGCCCGGACTTCGCCGATCCCTACATGTTCATGAACTTCTGGTTCGACTCGAAAAACGCGGGCCTGCCCGGCAACCGCGGCTTCTACAAGAACGACGCGGTGGACGAGCTGGTGCGCAAGGCCGCCGCTCTCTCCGACGTGGCCGAGCGCAAGAAGCTCTACAGCCAGGCCCAGGATATCATCATGAAGGACGCGCCCTACATCTTCCTGTACCAGATCCAGACCATCGTGCCCGTGCGCAAGGACGTGAAGGGCTACGTCTTCAACCCCATGCTCGAATCCATGTACAACTTCGAGGCCATCTCGAAGAACTAA
- a CDS encoding ABC transporter permease — MPPRARHPLFRELALTLRILSHNPSAVIGGAIIAVMVLLALCAPLLAPFDPIRLSLPDRLMPPGAVHFFGTDELGRDIFSRVLFGARISLSIGLLVIGVAGGLGALLGASSGYFGGKIDSLVMRVMDVVLSFPSLVLALALAAALGPSLINAIFATAFVMIPKFARMVRGEALAVREMPFVAASRVAGAGHGFIIRRHILPNCLNSAIVLATLTLGDAILIAASLSFIGLGAQPPTPEWGAMIASGRKFLMDQWWYATFPGLFILFTVIGFNIFGDALRDVLDPRIRR, encoded by the coding sequence GTGCCCCCCCGTGCCCGTCATCCCCTTTTCCGCGAACTGGCGCTCACCCTGCGCATCCTGTCGCATAACCCCTCGGCCGTGATCGGCGGGGCGATCATCGCCGTCATGGTGCTCCTGGCCCTTTGCGCGCCCCTTCTGGCCCCCTTCGACCCCATACGGCTGTCCCTGCCCGACCGGCTCATGCCTCCCGGCGCGGTCCATTTCTTCGGCACCGACGAGCTCGGCCGGGACATCTTTTCCCGGGTGCTCTTCGGGGCCCGCATCTCCCTGTCCATCGGCCTTCTGGTCATCGGCGTGGCTGGGGGCCTCGGGGCGCTTCTCGGGGCCTCCTCGGGCTATTTCGGTGGCAAAATCGACAGCCTGGTCATGCGGGTCATGGACGTCGTCCTGTCGTTTCCGTCCCTGGTCCTGGCCCTGGCCCTGGCCGCCGCCCTGGGCCCAAGCCTGATAAACGCCATCTTCGCCACGGCCTTCGTCATGATCCCCAAATTCGCCCGCATGGTGCGCGGCGAGGCCCTGGCCGTGCGCGAGATGCCGTTCGTGGCCGCCAGCCGGGTGGCCGGGGCCGGGCACGGCTTCATCATCCGCCGCCACATCCTGCCCAACTGCTTGAACTCGGCCATCGTCCTGGCCACCCTGACCCTCGGCGACGCCATCCTCATCGCCGCGTCCCTGTCGTTCATCGGCCTGGGGGCCCAGCCGCCCACGCCCGAGTGGGGGGCCATGATCGCCTCGGGCCGCAAGTTCCTCATGGACCAGTGGTGGTACGCGACCTTTCCGGGGCTGTTCATCCTGTTTACGGTCATCGGCTTCAACATCTTCGGCGACGCCCTGCGCGACGTGCTCGACCCGCGCATCCGGCGGTAG